A DNA window from Agarivorans sp. TSD2052 contains the following coding sequences:
- a CDS encoding Bax inhibitor-1/YccA family protein has protein sequence MSTKPLSNAVLQAGGSALSSNKVIRNTYTLLSMTLLFSGASAALSMALNLPHPGIIITLVGYFGLLYATVKCRNSGWGLVCVFALTGFMGLTLGPILTAYLSMPNGGMIVTQAMVATAVIFLSLSAYAITTKRDFSFMGGFLMVGIIVAFFAGIGAIVFAIPALSLGVSAMFVLLMSGLILYETSNIIQGGETNYIMATTSLFVAIFNLFTSLLHILGFLNGDD, from the coding sequence ATGAGTACCAAACCGCTCTCCAATGCAGTTCTACAAGCGGGAGGCTCAGCGCTATCGAGTAACAAGGTAATTCGCAATACCTATACCTTGTTATCTATGACTCTACTATTTAGTGGTGCCAGTGCTGCACTATCGATGGCTTTAAACCTGCCGCATCCTGGCATCATAATCACTTTGGTGGGCTATTTCGGCCTACTCTATGCCACTGTGAAATGCCGTAATAGTGGCTGGGGCCTAGTCTGTGTATTTGCCCTAACTGGCTTTATGGGCTTAACGCTCGGGCCAATATTAACCGCTTATTTAAGCATGCCTAATGGTGGCATGATCGTAACCCAAGCAATGGTAGCCACCGCGGTAATTTTCTTATCGTTATCAGCTTACGCGATTACTACCAAAAGAGACTTCAGCTTTATGGGAGGGTTCTTAATGGTAGGCATTATCGTGGCATTTTTTGCTGGCATAGGGGCAATAGTGTTTGCTATTCCTGCGCTGTCTTTAGGTGTCTCGGCCATGTTTGTTTTACTTATGTCTGGCTTAATCTTGTATGAAACTAGCAACATTATTCAGGGTGGAGAAACCAACTACATCATGGCGACCACCTCGCTGTTTGTCGCTATTTTCAACTTGTTCACGAGCTTGCTGCATATTCTTGGCTTCCTAAACGGCGATGACTAA
- a CDS encoding HlyD family secretion protein has product MSEQNEQALATTKPNPIRNSSLVVLLLCALVFIVYVVADRVTPTTDNARVFGFVVPISASVSGKLVNVRVTSNQLVKKGQPLAKIAEEEYILAVNQAEAALATAGQEIGAGTAGVSAAQARLLEATTSYQSVLSDANRLFAVEDKNVVPQQNIDRARSDVAKAKAGVAKATAELEQAKHSLGASGEDNPKLQSAIAKLGKARLDLSKTVILAPADGGVTNLQLDAGYYANKGQPLMTFVTTKDVWIEAYMRENNIAHIKEGDPVEIALDVAPGRIFKGQVRSIGFAVNFGQSNNLGSLPSIPQTAGWLRDPQRFPVIIQFSDEDAHGLRRIGAQANVTVYTEGTVVMKTLAKLSLRVKSWLSYVY; this is encoded by the coding sequence ATGTCTGAACAAAATGAGCAAGCCCTAGCCACCACCAAGCCCAATCCCATTCGTAATAGCTCTTTAGTTGTGCTGTTACTTTGTGCGCTGGTGTTCATTGTTTATGTGGTCGCTGATCGGGTAACCCCCACAACAGATAACGCTCGGGTCTTTGGATTTGTGGTTCCAATATCTGCCTCGGTGTCGGGTAAATTGGTGAATGTGAGGGTTACGAGTAACCAGCTGGTAAAAAAAGGTCAACCTTTAGCCAAAATAGCGGAAGAAGAATACATCTTAGCAGTAAACCAAGCTGAAGCAGCCTTGGCCACTGCCGGGCAAGAAATCGGCGCAGGAACCGCGGGGGTGTCGGCTGCGCAAGCTCGCTTACTTGAGGCTACGACCTCCTATCAATCGGTGCTAAGCGATGCCAATCGTTTGTTTGCTGTAGAAGATAAGAATGTGGTGCCGCAGCAAAATATTGACCGCGCGCGCAGTGATGTGGCTAAAGCCAAAGCGGGGGTGGCTAAAGCCACCGCCGAGTTAGAACAAGCTAAACATAGTTTAGGGGCTAGCGGTGAAGACAATCCTAAGTTGCAATCGGCCATTGCTAAATTAGGTAAGGCACGTTTAGATTTGAGTAAAACGGTGATCTTAGCGCCGGCCGATGGTGGTGTGACTAATCTACAGCTAGACGCAGGCTACTATGCTAACAAAGGGCAGCCGCTAATGACCTTTGTTACCACCAAGGATGTATGGATTGAAGCGTACATGCGTGAAAATAATATCGCGCACATAAAAGAAGGGGACCCGGTGGAGATTGCGCTAGACGTAGCCCCAGGCAGAATATTTAAAGGTCAGGTTCGTTCTATCGGCTTTGCCGTCAATTTTGGGCAATCCAACAACTTGGGAAGCTTACCTTCTATCCCTCAAACTGCGGGATGGTTACGCGACCCGCAGCGATTCCCAGTGATTATTCAGTTCAGTGATGAAGATGCACATGGCCTGCGTAGAATAGGCGCTCAGGCCAATGTTACGGTATATACTGAAGGCACCGTTGTCATGAAAACTCTCGCTAAACTCTCATTACGAGTGAAAAGCTGGCTGTCGTATGTCTACTAG
- the nhaR gene encoding transcriptional activator NhaR, translating to MLNYKHLHYFWVAAKQGGIARASELLHITPQTISGQISLLEQHFGDALFRKVGRNLELTETGRLALSYADEIFSLGDELEDALRNGPAERPQVLKVGIAEVVPKTIAYRLLAPALHLSDSVRMVCKENTLQSLLAELALNRLDIVLADGPVPPGLGIRGFNHSLGESGISFVAVPELAVTLKANFPASLDGAPLLIPSDINLLHVRLLQWFDKQNIHPLVVGEFDDSALMKTFGQAGIGVFTVPSAIADEVVSQYNVQIIGSTNAVREQFFAISAERRISNPAVVAITESAREWLK from the coding sequence ATGCTTAATTACAAACACCTACATTATTTCTGGGTAGCAGCAAAGCAGGGCGGTATTGCTCGAGCCAGTGAGTTATTGCACATCACGCCGCAAACCATTAGTGGTCAAATTAGCTTATTGGAGCAGCATTTTGGGGATGCTTTGTTTCGCAAGGTAGGCCGAAACTTAGAGTTGACCGAAACCGGTCGTCTAGCCTTGAGTTATGCCGATGAAATCTTTTCGTTAGGTGATGAGTTAGAAGATGCGCTTCGCAACGGCCCAGCCGAACGACCGCAAGTGCTTAAAGTCGGTATTGCCGAAGTGGTGCCTAAAACCATTGCTTACCGTTTGTTGGCGCCAGCCTTACATTTATCGGACTCAGTGCGAATGGTGTGTAAAGAAAACACCCTGCAAAGCTTGTTGGCAGAACTGGCACTTAATCGTTTGGACATAGTATTAGCCGATGGCCCTGTACCGCCGGGTTTAGGTATTAGAGGTTTTAACCACTCGCTGGGTGAAAGCGGGATCAGCTTTGTGGCCGTGCCTGAGTTGGCCGTTACGCTAAAGGCTAATTTTCCCGCCAGTTTAGATGGCGCTCCCTTACTTATCCCGAGTGATATTAATTTGCTGCATGTGCGTTTGTTGCAATGGTTTGATAAACAAAATATTCACCCGCTGGTGGTGGGAGAGTTTGACGATAGCGCGTTAATGAAAACCTTTGGGCAAGCGGGCATCGGTGTTTTTACAGTACCTAGCGCCATCGCTGATGAAGTCGTTAGTCAATATAATGTTCAAATCATCGGCAGCACTAACGCTGTGCGCGAACAGTTTTTTGCTATTTCGGCTGAGCGGCGTATTTCTAATCCTGCCGTGGTGGCTATTACTGAGTCTGCAAGAGAGTGGTTAAAGTAG
- a CDS encoding AI-2E family transporter, whose translation MLNQKGFERGVLEAAVKIGLLFVLVAWCFEIIRPFITPVVWAMILAVALNPLYIKLKNILGKGGLAATVIVLVSLAIILLPGVKITTAAVDSIAAISDKIQQGTFEIPPPSESIKTWPLVGDKLHQQWSLAASDLQRYLVGYASQVGDIAGAALSFAGGLVSGLLMFCFSVIIAGVFMANGEKSVHGATLLAKALAGDHGPQLTNLASNTIQSVAKGVLGVAVIQAALLSIGFFAVGVPGAAIWSVLVLVLAIAQLPPILVVLPIILYVFNNESTTVAVVFAIWSVLAGFSENVLKPLLLGRGVDVPMLVILLGSLGGMLMSGFVGLFLGAVVLAVSYRILLAWLELNNQASTD comes from the coding sequence ATGTTGAATCAAAAAGGATTTGAACGCGGTGTGCTAGAGGCTGCGGTAAAAATAGGGTTATTGTTTGTGTTGGTGGCGTGGTGTTTTGAGATTATTAGACCCTTTATTACCCCGGTTGTTTGGGCAATGATTCTAGCGGTTGCTTTAAATCCTTTATACATAAAACTTAAAAACATTTTAGGTAAGGGCGGGCTAGCTGCCACCGTGATTGTGCTGGTCTCGCTGGCGATCATTTTGCTGCCAGGAGTAAAAATCACCACGGCAGCAGTAGATAGCATCGCTGCCATTAGCGATAAGATTCAGCAGGGTACTTTTGAAATACCGCCTCCATCGGAATCAATCAAAACCTGGCCCTTGGTCGGTGACAAATTACATCAACAATGGAGTTTAGCAGCCAGTGACCTTCAACGTTACTTAGTCGGTTATGCCAGCCAAGTGGGTGATATAGCTGGAGCGGCTTTGAGTTTTGCGGGGGGGCTTGTGAGTGGCTTACTGATGTTTTGCTTTTCGGTGATCATTGCTGGTGTATTTATGGCAAACGGTGAAAAGTCGGTACATGGTGCGACATTGCTAGCGAAAGCTCTTGCCGGTGATCACGGACCTCAGTTAACCAATTTAGCCAGCAATACCATTCAAAGTGTAGCTAAAGGGGTCTTAGGGGTAGCAGTGATTCAAGCTGCATTATTGTCTATTGGTTTTTTTGCGGTGGGTGTACCTGGCGCTGCGATTTGGTCGGTATTGGTATTAGTATTGGCCATTGCCCAGTTACCACCGATATTGGTGGTTTTACCAATAATCTTATATGTGTTTAACAATGAATCGACGACCGTCGCAGTTGTTTTCGCTATATGGAGCGTATTGGCTGGATTTAGTGAAAATGTATTAAAACCTTTGTTGTTAGGTCGCGGTGTTGATGTGCCTATGCTAGTGATTTTGTTAGGGTCACTAGGTGGAATGCTAATGTCAGGATTTGTGGGATTATTTTTAGGTGCGGTAGTTCTGGCGGTAAGCTATCGTATTCTACTCGCTTGGTTAGAATTGAATAATCAAGCTAGCACCGATTAA
- a CDS encoding tellurite resistance TerB family protein — translation MTIKNLLNQFMGGQPSGSPQNQQNGSERGVLGSITNNIPGGLVGGAAAGGLMALLVSNKSARKVAGKAATYGGAAVLGGLAYSAFSNWKKQSKPSDQGHSSTSLSQVNEASFSSPATLSDDFQLTLVKAMIAAAKADGHIDEIEQQRIFDAVEQMALSNETKNTLFELMRNPVSVGELAASAASIEQKSELYLISCFAIDLDQATEQAHLDSLAYALRLPFDLAEQLQQQAQQALSQAA, via the coding sequence ATGACGATTAAAAATCTATTAAACCAATTTATGGGAGGGCAGCCATCGGGCTCCCCACAAAATCAGCAAAATGGAAGTGAACGCGGCGTGCTGGGCTCAATCACTAACAATATACCTGGTGGATTAGTGGGCGGCGCGGCGGCTGGTGGGCTAATGGCTTTACTGGTGAGTAATAAATCTGCACGCAAAGTGGCAGGTAAAGCGGCCACCTATGGGGGTGCAGCAGTGCTAGGCGGCTTAGCTTATAGCGCCTTCAGTAATTGGAAGAAGCAGTCAAAGCCCTCAGACCAAGGCCACTCTAGCACGAGCCTAAGCCAAGTTAACGAGGCGAGTTTTAGCTCACCAGCGACCTTGAGCGATGACTTTCAGCTAACTTTAGTCAAGGCCATGATAGCAGCAGCAAAGGCCGACGGGCATATTGACGAAATAGAGCAACAGCGGATCTTTGATGCGGTCGAGCAAATGGCTTTAAGCAATGAAACAAAAAACACCTTGTTTGAACTAATGCGCAATCCGGTATCAGTGGGAGAATTGGCCGCTAGTGCAGCAAGCATTGAGCAAAAGTCAGAACTGTACTTAATCTCTTGCTTTGCTATCGATTTAGACCAAGCGACAGAACAAGCCCATCTGGATAGCTTGGCGTATGCGCTACGCTTACCTTTCGATTTGGCCGAGCAACTGCAACAACAAGCCCAGCAGGCGCTAAGTCAAGCTGCGTAA
- a CDS encoding HPF/RaiA family ribosome-associated protein: MPGTMKIDMHAQHFPLGDSLQEYIRRRINFALGSQYDNIMRIAVKLSDSKEAKGAAGKRCQILVKLAGQADVVIEDIQSQLYVAIDRAASRASRSVTRRIARMRNKALRAPSFSSADYDDEHQETDPLDNEFSEYGGIDEQLFEFAEEHQDEVKEGETR; encoded by the coding sequence ATGCCTGGCACCATGAAAATTGATATGCACGCCCAACACTTCCCCTTAGGTGACTCTTTACAAGAGTACATTCGCCGGCGCATTAACTTCGCGCTGGGCTCCCAATACGACAACATCATGCGCATTGCGGTAAAGCTTTCCGATAGTAAAGAAGCCAAAGGCGCTGCCGGCAAACGCTGTCAAATACTGGTCAAATTAGCGGGTCAAGCAGATGTGGTAATCGAAGACATTCAAAGCCAGCTTTACGTAGCTATAGATAGAGCAGCTAGCCGAGCCAGTCGCTCGGTGACTCGGCGCATTGCCCGCATGCGCAATAAAGCCTTACGAGCCCCTAGTTTTAGCTCGGCAGACTACGACGACGAACATCAAGAAACCGACCCTTTGGATAACGAGTTCTCAGAGTATGGAGGAATCGACGAACAGCTATTTGAGTTCGCGGAAGAACACCAAGATGAAGTTAAAGAAGGAGAAACAAGATGA
- a CDS encoding leucine-rich repeat-containing protein kinase family protein, whose translation MVKFILSNSATLQQLRAGQLIGIKRLQLAEGLKVFPPEIFTLADSLEILDLSDNQLNDLPDDLPRLVNLKILFLSNNCFEHIPGVLQHCPKLEMIGFKANKISQVAEGCLPVNTRWLILTDNQISRLPNSMGQLSRLQKLALAGNKLAELPSSMALCRSLELVRLSANSLSALPDWLLQLPRLAWLAFAGNPFSSKNYTDSPMRTVNFADLELAEQLGEGASGFIYKARWLNQPLALSGLSKEVAVKLFKGNVTSDGYPEDELKCCLTAGEHSNLIKVVAQVNEPGKMALVMELIPSDFYNLGLPPSLQTCTRDTFEPVTQFSLEILMKVIGNMAKALHHLHSNQVSHGDVYAHNTMLNQQAELLFGDFGAASHLANLPVLQQEAMQAVEVRAFGCLLEDMLIHTKATNHADQALIETLVELKEDCMQSNLSLRPKFAELITTLENISSKIAELPSH comes from the coding sequence ATGGTTAAGTTTATTTTGTCGAATTCAGCTACCCTACAGCAACTACGTGCTGGCCAACTTATTGGCATTAAACGCCTCCAGTTAGCTGAAGGCTTAAAGGTATTCCCGCCCGAAATATTCACCTTAGCGGATAGTTTAGAGATCCTTGATTTATCTGATAATCAGCTGAATGACTTACCCGATGATTTACCTCGCCTAGTAAACTTAAAAATTCTATTTTTGTCGAATAATTGCTTTGAGCATATTCCTGGTGTTTTACAGCATTGCCCTAAGCTAGAAATGATAGGCTTTAAAGCGAATAAAATCAGCCAAGTAGCAGAGGGGTGTTTGCCGGTAAACACCCGATGGCTAATTCTCACTGATAACCAAATTAGTCGTTTGCCCAACTCTATGGGCCAGTTAAGCCGTTTACAAAAGCTGGCTTTAGCCGGTAATAAACTGGCAGAGCTGCCAAGTAGTATGGCGCTGTGTCGTAGTCTTGAGTTAGTACGTTTGTCTGCTAATAGCTTAAGCGCTTTGCCCGATTGGTTACTGCAGCTTCCTCGTTTAGCGTGGTTAGCTTTTGCTGGGAATCCTTTTAGTAGCAAGAACTACACCGATAGCCCGATGCGCACAGTGAATTTTGCCGATCTTGAGTTAGCTGAGCAGCTTGGTGAAGGAGCCTCGGGTTTCATTTATAAGGCGCGTTGGTTAAACCAGCCGTTGGCGTTAAGTGGTCTCAGCAAAGAAGTTGCAGTAAAGCTGTTTAAGGGAAATGTAACCAGTGATGGTTATCCAGAAGATGAACTTAAATGCTGCTTAACGGCAGGCGAACATAGCAACCTAATTAAGGTGGTGGCGCAAGTCAACGAGCCTGGAAAAATGGCCTTGGTGATGGAGCTGATCCCTAGCGATTTTTACAACCTAGGTTTGCCGCCTTCTTTGCAAACTTGTACTCGAGACACCTTTGAGCCAGTCACTCAGTTTTCGCTAGAAATACTGATGAAAGTGATCGGGAATATGGCTAAAGCCTTGCACCACTTGCATTCTAATCAGGTGAGCCATGGTGATGTATATGCTCATAACACCATGTTAAACCAGCAGGCAGAGCTATTGTTCGGTGACTTTGGTGCAGCATCGCATTTGGCAAATTTGCCAGTTTTGCAGCAAGAAGCGATGCAAGCAGTAGAGGTGCGGGCGTTTGGCTGTTTGTTAGAGGATATGTTAATCCATACCAAAGCTACTAATCATGCAGACCAAGCGCTAATCGAGACGCTGGTAGAGCTGAAAGAAGATTGTATGCAAAGTAATTTGAGTTTGCGCCCTAAGTTTGCTGAGTTAATCACCACACTTGAAAATATCTCCAGTAAAATCGCTGAGCTGCCTAGCCATTAG
- a CDS encoding TIM-barrel domain-containing protein, protein MSAIQFPHFVKSDPSSACLVEGIAHIEVINHKVIKVRITSQVIVSDSTVAQQLVMIPQSYIEPVSSSATHLDTQCLRLNHSGGQLQVNLSNGQPLVSIGLSCIELQADGEQHLAQHFVSDGEQAFYGLGQYPDGIFNYHSQRREICQSNKGIAAPLLLSTKGYAILWNQLSFTEFTSRDNGFNFSSEAGDCIEFYFIYGPEFEQIIQQYRRLTGAAPLFGRWAYGYWQSKERYVNAEDLLATARRYREKNIPIDNIVQDWKYWGDLGWSAMQFDPQTFGDGAATIAELHAMNFKLMVSIWPIVGRGSPVFNQLLAHGHLFETEHWADGHIYDAYSQQGRDIYWQHVKQGLMDLGVDALWMDGTEPEFISTQNPKDGVEFCYQQRDTELGSWKKVLNGYSLMTTRGVYEAQRKDIAEGAEDKRVFTLSRSSYLGQQRYAAACWSGDISATWQVLRQQIPAGLNLCAAGLPYWTTDIGGFFTSGFGANFPEGVDDDAYKELYVRWFQFGAFCPLFRSHGANTPREIYQFGEPGDWAFDALLKFDKLRYRLLPYIYSQAWQVTQHGGTMMRLLAFDFRQQRQLHNISDQFMFGHSLMVCPVTQPMFHQQQLQQQLIECSCLQTEEGMSGLIEQHYRDDSFMQLVSEHRCDTLDGNWAGGPPAGLPLSGYSVRWAAQLTAPVDGHYDWLIHANDGVRFYLDGILLIDSWQQQAQVNHKAKSQLQAGKSYALVVEYAHWQGSSKCSLSWAHRGLSQTKTQLYPAEREVVLPDGVAWYNYWNKQCYLGGQTLFMATPIDSMPLLVKAGAIIPHGPDVQYHDELPYEPLNIQIYAGQDGEFILYEDEGDSYRYEQGKYSEISFFWHDAKACLEIAERQGSYSGMQQQRHFVITLISASGTQRQNVGYQGEALSLQF, encoded by the coding sequence ATGTCAGCCATTCAATTTCCCCACTTTGTTAAGTCAGATCCATCTTCAGCGTGCCTAGTTGAGGGTATCGCGCATATTGAGGTCATCAATCATAAGGTGATTAAAGTACGGATTACCTCCCAAGTAATCGTTAGCGATTCAACTGTGGCACAACAGCTTGTGATGATACCTCAAAGCTATATTGAGCCTGTTTCGAGTTCAGCTACGCATTTAGATACCCAATGTTTGCGGCTCAATCATAGCGGCGGACAGCTGCAGGTAAACCTGTCAAACGGCCAGCCTCTGGTAAGTATTGGTTTATCTTGTATCGAGCTGCAAGCTGATGGAGAACAGCATCTGGCTCAGCATTTTGTTAGCGATGGTGAACAAGCCTTTTATGGCCTAGGCCAATACCCTGACGGGATCTTTAACTACCACAGTCAACGCCGCGAAATATGCCAGTCAAATAAAGGCATTGCTGCCCCCTTGCTGCTTTCAACTAAGGGTTATGCCATTTTATGGAATCAACTGTCGTTTACCGAGTTTACGAGTCGAGATAATGGTTTTAATTTTAGTAGTGAAGCTGGCGACTGCATTGAGTTCTACTTTATTTATGGCCCAGAGTTTGAACAAATCATTCAGCAATATCGGCGTTTAACTGGCGCAGCGCCATTGTTTGGTCGCTGGGCTTATGGTTACTGGCAAAGCAAAGAGCGCTACGTTAATGCCGAAGACTTGCTCGCTACGGCTAGACGCTATCGTGAGAAAAACATTCCCATCGATAATATTGTGCAAGATTGGAAGTATTGGGGAGACCTAGGCTGGAGCGCCATGCAGTTTGACCCACAAACCTTTGGTGATGGAGCGGCAACTATTGCCGAGCTTCACGCCATGAACTTTAAGCTGATGGTATCGATTTGGCCAATAGTGGGTAGGGGGAGTCCGGTATTTAATCAGCTCTTAGCGCACGGCCATTTATTTGAAACCGAACATTGGGCTGATGGCCATATTTACGATGCCTATAGTCAACAAGGGCGCGACATCTATTGGCAGCATGTTAAGCAAGGCTTGATGGATTTAGGTGTGGATGCGCTATGGATGGACGGTACAGAACCTGAATTTATCTCCACTCAAAATCCAAAAGATGGCGTTGAGTTTTGTTATCAGCAGCGTGACACAGAGTTAGGTTCATGGAAAAAAGTACTTAATGGCTACTCGTTAATGACCACGCGAGGCGTTTACGAAGCACAGCGAAAAGATATAGCTGAAGGTGCTGAAGACAAACGGGTATTTACCCTTAGTCGCTCAAGTTATTTAGGGCAACAGCGTTATGCTGCGGCCTGTTGGTCGGGCGATATTAGTGCTACTTGGCAAGTATTGCGTCAGCAAATTCCAGCGGGTTTAAATTTGTGTGCTGCCGGATTACCTTATTGGACCACTGATATTGGCGGCTTCTTTACCAGTGGTTTTGGCGCTAATTTCCCAGAGGGGGTAGATGATGATGCCTATAAAGAACTCTATGTGCGCTGGTTTCAATTTGGCGCATTTTGCCCGCTGTTTCGCTCTCATGGGGCGAATACTCCGCGTGAGATTTATCAGTTTGGCGAGCCGGGTGATTGGGCCTTCGATGCTTTGTTAAAGTTTGATAAATTGCGTTATCGCTTGTTGCCTTACATCTATTCGCAGGCGTGGCAAGTGACTCAACATGGCGGCACAATGATGCGTTTGCTAGCGTTTGATTTCAGGCAGCAACGCCAGTTACACAATATTAGTGATCAGTTTATGTTTGGTCATAGCCTGATGGTTTGCCCTGTGACTCAGCCGATGTTCCACCAACAACAGCTACAGCAACAATTGATTGAATGCTCATGTCTGCAAACTGAAGAAGGGATGTCTGGGCTGATTGAGCAGCATTATCGAGATGACAGCTTTATGCAGCTCGTCAGTGAGCATAGATGTGACACCTTAGACGGAAACTGGGCGGGCGGGCCGCCAGCTGGTTTGCCCTTAAGTGGCTACAGTGTGCGCTGGGCAGCTCAGCTTACCGCGCCGGTTGATGGTCATTATGATTGGTTAATACATGCCAATGACGGAGTACGTTTTTACCTAGATGGAATACTGCTGATTGATAGCTGGCAGCAACAAGCACAAGTTAATCACAAAGCTAAAAGCCAATTACAGGCGGGTAAAAGTTATGCATTGGTGGTGGAGTATGCTCATTGGCAAGGTTCATCAAAATGCAGCCTTAGCTGGGCTCACCGTGGTTTAAGTCAAACTAAAACGCAACTGTACCCTGCTGAGCGAGAGGTGGTGCTACCGGATGGGGTCGCTTGGTACAACTACTGGAATAAACAGTGTTACCTAGGCGGACAAACCCTATTTATGGCGACCCCGATAGATAGTATGCCTTTGTTGGTAAAAGCGGGGGCCATCATTCCCCATGGCCCTGATGTGCAATATCATGATGAGCTCCCTTATGAGCCATTAAATATTCAAATCTATGCGGGTCAAGATGGCGAATTTATCCTGTATGAAGACGAAGGCGATAGTTATCGATATGAGCAAGGTAAATACAGTGAAATTAGTTTTTTTTGGCACGATGCTAAAGCCTGTTTAGAGATTGCTGAGCGCCAAGGCAGCTATAGCGGTATGCAGCAGCAACGCCATTTTGTGATTACCCTTATCAGCGCCAGCGGTACACAGCGACAAAACGTTGGTTATCAAGGAGAGGCGCTAAGTTTGCAGTTTTGA